The proteins below come from a single Salinilacihabitans rarus genomic window:
- a CDS encoding S8 family peptidase: protein MTNEHISRRTVLRGVGAGVAGTALAGQATASEGDEYVVGVEPDRGASAARSAATSVKRELDFGSIGKAVAGRFSEAAIEALGNDPNVRYVERNGTMRALAQTTPYGIETVGADLAIDAGETGDGADVAIIDTGIDATHEDLADNLGEGWATQEAACQNDCSSGLFCDPNDISTCYEAWDDDNDHGTHCAGTVAAVDDDTGVVGVAPDATLHAVKVLDCCGSGSYDDIAAGIEWTADQGYDVGSMSLGGDASSVVEDACAYARQQGTLLVAAAGNDGPCSDCVGYPAAYPEVVAVSATDENDDLADFSSTGPEVELAAPGVDVLSSIPRSDYDRFSGTSMACPHVSGAAAQLMANGYTDTEARQRLRETADDVGLGENEQGYGRVNVAAALGIDDGGGGDGDSAPSIDEFVVSTRTSGPWTRADVEWSVSDADGDLASVTSELLDGDVVVDEETSSVSGASASGEHGLRTRGAADAVRLAVTDAAGNETTDTQSL from the coding sequence ATGACAAATGAGCACATCTCACGACGGACGGTACTTCGCGGCGTCGGCGCCGGCGTCGCCGGCACGGCGCTCGCCGGACAGGCGACCGCGAGCGAGGGCGACGAGTACGTGGTCGGCGTCGAACCCGACCGCGGCGCGAGCGCGGCCCGTAGCGCGGCGACGTCGGTCAAGCGCGAACTCGACTTCGGATCGATCGGAAAGGCGGTCGCTGGCCGGTTCTCCGAGGCGGCCATCGAGGCCCTCGGGAACGATCCGAACGTCCGGTACGTCGAGAGGAACGGGACGATGCGCGCGCTCGCCCAGACGACGCCGTACGGCATCGAGACCGTCGGGGCGGACCTCGCGATCGATGCGGGCGAGACGGGCGACGGCGCCGACGTGGCGATCATCGACACCGGCATCGACGCCACTCACGAGGACCTCGCGGACAACCTCGGCGAGGGGTGGGCCACACAGGAGGCCGCCTGTCAGAACGACTGCTCCAGTGGCCTCTTCTGTGACCCGAACGACATCAGCACCTGCTACGAGGCGTGGGACGACGACAACGACCACGGCACCCACTGTGCGGGTACCGTCGCCGCCGTCGACGACGACACGGGCGTCGTCGGCGTCGCGCCCGACGCCACGCTCCACGCGGTGAAGGTACTCGACTGCTGTGGCAGCGGGTCGTACGACGACATCGCCGCCGGCATCGAGTGGACGGCCGATCAGGGTTACGACGTCGGGAGCATGAGCCTCGGCGGCGACGCCTCCTCGGTCGTCGAGGACGCCTGCGCCTACGCCCGCCAGCAGGGAACGTTGCTCGTCGCCGCGGCGGGCAACGACGGCCCCTGCTCGGACTGCGTCGGCTACCCCGCGGCCTACCCGGAGGTCGTCGCCGTCAGCGCGACCGACGAGAACGACGACCTCGCGGACTTCTCCTCGACGGGGCCGGAGGTCGAACTCGCCGCGCCCGGCGTCGACGTGCTCTCGTCGATCCCGCGGAGCGACTACGACCGGTTCTCGGGGACGTCGATGGCGTGCCCGCACGTCTCCGGCGCCGCCGCCCAGTTGATGGCCAACGGCTACACCGACACGGAAGCGCGCCAGCGCCTCCGCGAAACCGCCGACGACGTCGGCCTCGGCGAGAACGAACAGGGCTACGGCCGGGTCAACGTCGCCGCGGCGCTCGGCATCGACGACGGCGGCGGCGGTGACGGCGACTCGGCGCCCTCGATCGACGAGTTCGTCGTCTCCACCCGGACCTCCGGGCCGTGGACCCGTGCGGACGTCGAGTGGTCGGTCTCCGACGCCGACGGCGACCTCGCGTCGGTGACCAGCGAACTGCTCGACGGCGACGTCGTCGTCGACGAGGAGACGTCCTCGGTCTCCGGCGCGAGCGCGTCGGGCGAGCACGGCCTCCGCACGCGCGGCGCGGCGGACGCGGTCCGCCTTGCGGTCACGGACGCCGCGGGCAACGAGACGACCGACACGCAGTCGCTCTGA
- a CDS encoding cell division protein SepF: MGLMSKILGGGQSRSAEDYVELDLDDVAGGGSEATMHVHVAEIDGQASVIDIKDAVYDGDVVVADITRLRTKDSTVEHIMDELRQVAQEVDGDIVQKGDDQIIVTPTGVRVGREKLGKR, encoded by the coding sequence ATGGGATTGATGAGCAAAATCCTCGGCGGCGGCCAGTCCCGGTCGGCCGAGGACTACGTCGAACTCGACCTCGACGACGTCGCCGGCGGCGGCAGCGAGGCGACGATGCACGTCCACGTCGCTGAGATCGACGGCCAGGCGTCGGTCATCGACATCAAAGACGCCGTCTACGACGGCGACGTCGTCGTCGCCGACATCACCCGCCTGCGGACGAAAGACAGCACGGTCGAGCACATCATGGACGAACTCCGACAGGTGGCACAGGAGGTCGACGGCGACATCGTCCAGAAGGGCGACGACCAGATCATCGTCACTCCCACCGGCGTCCGGGTCGGGCGGGAGAAACTCGGGAAGCGGTAA